The Pogona vitticeps strain Pit_001003342236 chromosome 6, PviZW2.1, whole genome shotgun sequence genome contains a region encoding:
- the TNK1 gene encoding non-receptor tyrosine-protein kinase TNK1 — protein MAPDDGTDWLLQLLTEIQLQQFYTKIRDELHVTRPGHFDYVKPSDLDRIGMGRPGQRRLEEALKRRKAQGQRPMSWVYKMFTGGRSPENEEPPNRQLSSSPRGDADVSLKCLISEWDLRLRERLGDGCFGVVHRADWSTPGGGVLPVAVKTLRSDVSSDPGALIDFLNEVNAMCCLHHPNLIRLYGVVLTQPLKMVTELAPLGSLYDRLRPPFPLHQLWSYALQIARGMAYLESKLFVHRDLAARNILLASEEHAKIGDFGLMRPLSSKSDRYIMSAHRRIPFAWCAPESLRMGVFTSASDVWMFGVTLWEMFSYCEEPWMGFSGRQIMLKIDREGGRLERPDDCPRGIYALALKCWAHNPEDRPRFREMVGLLQELRPKEVKASRDLDEPGWLRLDANDAITVIEGGPDLSTWRGQNKRTLRVGAFPSSIAALEEAVPPSGAPQISRPIRNSLVHLGHGDINPERAWGAPDRMEEKKPKPRSGNASPQSQTKGQQLLRLARLSKSLESISDFSVLRSKAKFLASKPDRPGLPVHQRRLSDLPGPFPPALPPEQPRTAKPAGRPPNSALPSWALPKTDSSPGAREKDQRPSRPAIRGAVGLPPAPAGPQRPTLSDIEKKIKEVEDRLPGATIEECREALRLHSWDVPKAVQMLKVDQLFHLSSHSREECRRILEKHRWNLAMASRYVLSRGLRA, from the exons ATGGCGCCCGATGATGGCACAGATTGGCTACTCCAGCTTCTCACCGAAATTCAGCTGCAGCAGTTTTACACCAAGATCCGAGATGAACTTCACGTCACGCGCCCAGGCCACTTTGATTACGTCAAGCCTTCGGATCTTGACCGGATTGGGATGGGGCGCCCAG GACAGAGACGGTTAGAAGAGGCCTTGAAACGCAGGAAGGCTCAAGGCCAACGTCCCATGTCGTGGGTCTATAAG ATGTTCACTGGGGGACGAAGTCCAGAAAATGAAGAACCCCCCAACCggcagctctcctccagcccccGGGGGGACGCCGACGTCTCCCTCAAATGCCTGATCAGCGAGTGGGACCTACGGCTCCGGGAACGCCTGGGGGACGGCTGCTTTGGGGTAGTCCACCGCGCAGACTGGAGCACGCCAGGTGGCGGAGTC CTTCCTGTAGCCGTGAAGACCTTGCGTTCAGACGTGTCCTCTGACCCTGGAGCCCTGATCGACTTTCTCAACGAAGTCAATGCCATGTGCTGCCTACATCACCCCAACCTCATCCGCCTGTACGGGGTCGTGTTGACCCAGCCCCTCAAGATG GTGACGGAGCTGGCCCCTCTGGGCTCTCTGTATGACCGCCTACGGCCGCCGTTCCCGCTCCATCAGCTCTGGAGTTACGCTCTGCAGATCGCCCGAGGAATGGCCTACCTGGAGTCCAAGCTTTTTGTCCACCGGGACTTAGCCGCGCGCAACATCCTCCTGGCCTCCGAGGAGCACGCCAAGATCGGAGACTTTGGCCTCATGAGGCCGCTGTCCAGCAAGAGCGACCGCTACATCATGTCCGCCCACCGGCGCATCCCGTTCGCCTG GTGTGCCCCAGAAAGCTTGCGCATGGGAGTGTTCACCAGCGCCTCTGACGTGTGGATGTTTGGGGTCACCCTCTGGGAGATGTTCTCCTACTGCGAGGAGCCATGGATGGGTTTCTCAGGACGGCAG ATTATGCTCAAGATAGACCGGGAAGGTGGACGGCTGGAGCGTCCGGACGATTGCCCCAGAGGGATCTACGCCTTGGCCCTCAaatgctgggcccataaccccgAAGACCGGCCCCGTTTCCGGGAGATGGTGGGCCTGCTGCAGGAG CTCCGTCCGAAGGAAGTGAAGGCCTCCCGGGACCTGGACGAGCCCGGCTGGCTGAGACTGGACGCCAACGACGCCATCACAGTGATCGAGGGCGG tCCGGACTTGTCCACTTGGCGAGGACAGAACAAGCGAACGCTGAGAGTGGGAGCCTTCCCCTCTTCCATAGCAGCCCTGGAGGAAGCAGTACCGCCTTCCGGGGCACCACAGATAAGCCGCCCCATCCGAAACTCCCTTGTTCACCTGGGCCATGGGGACATCAACCCCGAGCGGGCGTGGGGGGCTCCGGACCGGATGGAGGA GAAGAAGCCAAAACCTCGGTCCGGGAATGCCAGCCCCCAGAGTCAAACCAAGGGCCAGCAGCTGCTCCGTCTGGCAC GCCTCTCCAAGAGCCTTGAGTCCATCTCAGATTTTAGCGTCTTGCGCAGCAAAGCGAAGTTCTTGGCGTCCAAACCTGATCGTCCAGGCTTGCCAGTCCACCAACGGCGCCTGAGTGACCTCCCAGGCCCTTTTCCACCAGCCCTGCCGCCAGAGCAGCCCCGGACAGCcaagccggccggccggccaccCAACTCAGCGCTCCCCTCTTGGGCTCTGCCTAAAACAGACTCCTCTCCGGGAGCCAGGGAGAAGGACCAGCGACCGAGTCGGCCGGCCATCAGAGGAGCTGTGGGCCTGCCCCCGGCCCCTGCGGGGCCCCAAAGACCCACCCTGAGCGACATAGAGAAGAAGATCAAGGAG GTGGAAGACCGGCTCCCCGGAGCAACAATCGAGGAGTGTCGTGAGGCCTTGAGGCTGCACAGCTGGGATGTCCCGAAAGCTGTCCAGATGTTGAAG GTAGACCAGCTTTTCCACCTCAGCTCCCACTCGCGGGAGGAGTGCCGGAGAATTCTGGAGAAGCATCGTTGGAACCTCGCCATGGCCTCGCGCTACGTCCTCAGCAGAGGCCTCCGGGCCTGA
- the LOC110082342 gene encoding phospholipid scramblase 2, which yields MATPGYPVAQPVYPMASPPYPVPPPQSVPSAPSPGFNVYPSPAPGHVVPPQPPPRGIREHGAIPPHQQATDPHAAITPYIPVATNIPPGLEYLAQVDQVLIHQKVELVEAYIGFEGNNKYEVRNSLGQPVFHAEERNDCCTRNCCGSLRRFSMRLDDPAGREVLRMVRPLKCVSCWFPCCLQELEVQCPPGTTIGYVVQTWHPFTPKFSIQNVEKETMLRVLGPCFAFSCGGDVNFEVKTRDESRGVGRISKQWGGLLKEVFTDTDNFGINFPMDLDVKMKAVLLGACFLIDFMFFEKTGEVGQRSSVMTS from the exons ATGGCCACTCCAG GATATCCCGTGGCCCAACCAGTCTACCCCATGGCTTCGCCACCTTACCCAGTGCCTCCGCCACAGTCCGTCCCCTCTGCGCCAAGCCCTGGGTTCAACGTCTATCCCAGTCCGGCCCCAGGACACGTCGTTCCCCCCCAGCCTCCCCCCCGGGGTATTCGAGAGCACGGGGCCATCCCTCCCCACCAACAAGCGACGGACCCCCATGCCGCCATCACCCCGTACATACCTGTGGCCACCAACATCCCTCCTGGGTTGGAGTATCTCGCCCAG GTGGACCAAGTGTTGATACACCAGAAAGTAGAGCTCGTAGAAG cttACATCGGCTTCGAAGGGAACAATAAGTACGAGGTGCGCAACAGCCTCGGGCAGCCCGTCTTCCACGCGGAGGAGCGGAACGACTGCTGTACGCGGAACTGCTGCGGCTCGCTGCGCCGCTTCTCCATGCGGCTGGATGACCCCGCGGGGCGCGAGGTCTTGCGGATGGTCCGGCCCCTGAAGTGCGTCAGCTGTTGGTTCCCGTGTTGCCTTCAggag CTAGAGGTGCAGTGCCCGCCCGGCACCACCATTGGGTACGTGGTACAGACGTGGCACCCCTTCACGCCCAAGTTCTCCATTCAAAACGTCGAAAAGGAGACGATGCTACGGGTTTTGGGACCCTGCTTTGCCTTCAGCTGCGGCGGAGACGTGAACTTTGAG GTGAAAACCCGGGACGAATCGCGTGGCGTTGGCCGCATCAGCAAACAGTGGGGCGGTCTCCTCAAGGAAGTCTTCACCGACACGGACAACTTTGGCATTAATTTCCCCATGGACCTGGACGTGAAGATGAAGGCGGTGCTCCTGGGAGCGTGTTTCCTCATT GATTTCATGTTCTTTGAGAAGACAGGAGAAGTGGGACAAAGGAGTTCGGTGATGACGAGCTAG